The following DNA comes from Diorhabda carinulata isolate Delta chromosome 3, icDioCari1.1, whole genome shotgun sequence.
cttatttttttatgaaattatttttcttacttGCATAACATATAACCCAAAGTATCTTTTAAATTATTCTCTATAATTAGGAAGATTATATTGATGTAtgttgtaattaaaaatttacattaattGAAGTTTTTAATTTAAGATTCTCATGATACTAGTGCTTCCACTCGTCTATCCAGTAATGTGTATTCGTTTTCAGTGCCGTGTGCATATTAAGCAACAAATATTGGTGCCGTcttcaaaatcgattttatcATTCACAATTTAAGCAATGTATTAGGCTTTAAGATATgataattctttttttcttctggCCCACttgaaatacatttatttatgtaaataattacATATGTTACCTggatctatttttttatcatttagttGATAGATTCCATTTGAAAAATACGAGGTACAATGAAAGATTCCTATGGACCACTcgacgtattttatttcaaactttctCCAAAGCGCAAGGTACCGTATTATGTGTTTTACAGTTTGGTTGGACCGTTCTGCCTTGAAATATTATCCTACACATGgtccatttgatttttttttatcttcaacgctatagtaaaacaaaaaattttacttttcatatattttttttgttttcttcaacataattcaaatgatttttgataaaatttttttatttgtacttcCTTTACATTACTTCGATTAAAGTGCTAAAAATGATCTTTTTTTGTGTggtctatatataaaaaacatcatttttcacactttatttcaaataattttttccttgctGATACAGCAACTTTTCAATAGATATGCCTAGAGCTTTTATCGAATGGCCAGCTAGGTCGCTCCATTTAACCTCTATAGATTTTTTGTGAGATttcttaaaattcaaataatgcCTGAGTCTTTTAAGACAATCATTCAATCAAAAGTTAAGGCATTTGAAAAGAAGCTTTCCAagtaaatttgttgaaatttttttagaattactGTTCGTTTAGTGTTTTACAATAATTGGagcagttttttaaaaaaaatcattaaaataaaatgggGTTCCGTTTTGTGGTCGCaagtaataaatttaatgagaGGGTTTATTAAATTGGCGTTTATTTATAAGcagaaacattttatatttgtggagaatttatggtgaaaataCATGCCAAACCATTCTCTGAAAATGTGAAAAGGGCTTATGGTGTTTTTAATTGGAGATTAAGACAAACCGTGAACTCCCCATGTGTGCTGAGTTAGTTGTAACTTGTAATTAGTTCATTGGATAAAAGGACCTTTTGCAGTTCCAATGGTAGGCATCAACTATTTTaaagatttctatttttgtatgaCAAAGACTGAAGTTTATTCCCAAAATAAGAAACGTGCCATAAGACCTTTTCTTCACAATGCAGATTTATCAGTAGCGACGGTTCCTTTGGATtgtcaagatattttttttggaaacaatggTTTCCAAGGAGCAATGTACCGACACCACATTTACGCCTGGTTCCAATTCCGGCGAGACACATTcgattgtacaaaaaaatttgaggttttcaAAGCAATTGAATTTCTTGGTTTCCTTCTTTCTTGTCTATTAGTGTGATGGAAGCAATTTGCCATTTAAGTTTTTCTGGGGTACTTCTGGACCAGAAGGAATAATATCAGAACTTTGAAACTATTAAACAAGTTGATTGTCCTCTAGGTGAACTTgtatcttttttttcaaaatctgaatATAACTATATTAGAGGTCAAAATTTGGGACATCCTGTCTTGACAGTTTTAGCAGTAATGGAGCTTTCATTAAAGACATAGAATTGTATTGAAAgaatattgaaagaattttttcaatatattgagaatagatttttttcgtacctaaaaaaattaagaaaaatccggaatttaataaataaaagcaaacAGATACCCCAAGCTTACATGAATCACAAAGTCTTGGttgctatttttaaaatttgtatttataaattgaaacaaagttaaaattataatttaactcGCATTATTAAACCTTCACGAATTATTTTTGTGgaacataataaatatcaacaGATAAAATTGTCGTTTGATATATTTAAGAATTTTTGTGCTCAGAAAAATTAAAGGCGatgaaattacaattaaaaatgcAAACAACGATTTGTTGTCAATAAcataaatgataattaaaagTATGTATGTGTAAGGAATGCAAAGTGTTTAAAGACTGTTGTACAATTGATGTACATATTTGTGTCAAGGCTGTTTATTCATGGAATCatagatgaaatttttgtttttgtgtaaACAGGATACTAACGTTCATTTTCCTATCACTACaatgtttttaagataaaaatttttgttcttctCTTTGTTCTTCAGGCACTCGgttgttttctatttatataaattgtcaaACTCATTTGCCTCTTTTAATGCATCAAACTTCGATGTTTCTGATTCTACTTTTGACCCTCTTCTAATAGCATAATGGCGATCTTGTTAACATAATCTCcaaatttaatatatacaaaGAGAATATGTAATTTAAAATACATATGAATAAAGGGTGTGCCAATTTGACGGTCTTTATTATAGGGCGTATACACACCtgacaaataataattttttcttgctTACCAATAACAAAAGgttacaaaattatgaaaaacaagtaaTCAAATAAATGTCTATTGACTATTTAATAATCCTAAATATGAACATTATCCATGATTAATGACTGAGAACGAAATTAATCTGCactcattttttattcaaacttttAGTTCATTTGCTTATTTGTTCTCAAAGTATCTGAGGATATCAGTGGTCATTCAATAGTTGGAACCCATAAACTTGTTTGGAAATACAGCATTGAGGTCAGGTGTGGAAGCGTACCATATTGTTGAAACCTCATATTTTTatcatacgaggtctggctattaaataaagagactagttacgaaaaacggttttattatataaagtattctacattcgaatgctccccttcaatatgcTCCCCTCCCCTCACTACACATCTTTCCATACGTTCTTTCCATTggtcgaagcagtgctggaagtcttctctGGTGATgacctttaggagctctgccattttttgctttaccgcttccatcgactcaattcgggtccctttcaaagcagatctttttttaacgtttcaaggaaatctgagcagacccgttgtctcaagagcttttggtcaggagccagattttttggcaccaacttcgcacagacctTTTTCATGTATAATTCCTcgtgcacgcacaatttggttgattttggtcattaTTTCCGAAGttaaaacagtcacagggcgacctgggcacTGGTCATCATCAGTGCTCTATCGGCCCTCAATAAAGCGCTTACACGACTCAAAAATACGctcacgagatagagaattgacCCCATAGGCCCcttgtaacaatttatagcactcagtcggagtttcttttaaatttaacgagaaatttgagattgatctGTTTTTcatcacacatggttttcggcacgagtaAAAAACAcattcgtttcaaaccgctactacACAAATTCTATAATAGTGGCCCActccctctaggcgcgcagtctcgttatttaatagccatacCTCGTATACAGGGCTAGTAAACGAACTATGATCTATTGACATTTTCATTAGTATTAGTTCTATAATTTGATATCTTTCAATCCCTGTccaaatattactttttctGGGCCTTAGGTATAGTATACAGTCATCCACCTCAAatctaaaattttgtttattctggCACCATTTTACATGAACGTAGATCCATCATATACCAGAATGTTATATACAGGAATTTTGATTCAGTCTAGTTGATCCATTTCTTCACAAAATTGTTATCTTCTATCAGAACCATCTTCCAAGAGTTCCTGATTGATTGTAAGACTATAAAGAGACAGTTTATGTGCTTTAAGTATTCTTGTCAATGACTTCTGGTTAATTTGGATATCTGCCTGGTAGACATAATAGGATTTATTTGAACTAATACCATCATTCTGGTATCTTTATCGAGGTAATTGAAATTACTAATCGATGGGTCTGAAcatttattaaatacaaaaactaGTATTTAAACCATTGAATGTTTTCCAGATTTATATATGAAGAGTATACTTTCATAAtactataaatgtttttatctttACTATAATCCTGTACTCTGCGATGTCgtttactataaatatttcaaatctatttGACGGGTAATAGGTAACTTTCCGGCCAGTCTGAGTTGACTTGTGATTAGAAATCGGACGAAGAGATATATGCCATTGTAAAAGAGagttccaaaaataaataaaaaataattacattctACATAAATCGCACTTCTCCtcccttttattattatatattattttgagcCCAAAAGTTATTCctatgttttataatatttggcGTTTGTTTCAGTTGATATGGGAagattttccggaaaaaaatgCCGTCTACTGTCGATGTTATGGCTAACagctttcttcttcttcgtcgaAATTGTCGTAGGTTATATCACAAATTCTATGGCGTTAGTGGCAGACAGTTTTCACATGCTGAGCGACGTAGCGGCATTAGTAGTAGCTTTTTTATCAGTTAAGGTAAGATGAACAAATCTATAACGTTTTATTTACAGCAATGtacaaatattgaatgaaacttaatttgttcaaatcaatcaatcaatcaaactATTTGCAAAATGCGTAGAATTTTAAGTATGGCctatttttcattgaatcacCTTGTACATTGTTCAGTGCTATAGGTGAGAGTGtttcaaagagaaattattgaataataacaTAATACCACATTGTAATATGGAATACTACCAAACGATTGTTAAATCGTCAGTAacgataaaattatatacattagAAGAATTAAATTTCAGTAGACACAAGTGAACAACCACACTGCAAATTTTAGGTTCTTCTaccatattaaaaatattaaatgcttcatataaaaattacatCTAATTCAAAAGATGATACAAAATGCTAGATGATACTTCTGCAAAAAATCATCAAGTATGTGACATCAACAAGTTTTATATTCAGCATAGAATCAAAAGCAAGCAGCCTAAAAATATATCAGTGAACCAACTGGCATTCACCATATATATTATCATATGgaaatatattgtattttttttaacgtCATGGTTTTCTTTTAGATGTCACCAAAGAAATGGTCAAAGAATACGTTTGGCTGGGCCAGAGCAGAAGTATTAGGTGCTTTGGTGAACGCCGTATTTTTAGTAGCTTTATGTTTCTCAATAACAGTAGAAGCGTGCAAGAGGTTTATAGAAATCGAAGCTATTCATGATCCTCAATTACTTGTAGTAGTTGGCGGTATAGGTCTTTTAGTTAACTTAATTGGATTGTTATTATTTCATGGTAAGTATATATAAGTGTAcatcttctatttatttttcttaataaacacattttttcagAACACGGAAGTTCTCATGGCCATTCCCATGGCAGACTATCTCATAGTAGAAATCGATTAACGCAACTAGCCATAACCGATGATAACGAAAACGACGAAACGTATCCTAGTCCTCCACCACAACCATCTACTGTAAAACACGAATCGCACACTCATTCTGCTAATCAGATGAACATGCGCGGGGTTTTCTTACATGTTCTATCTGACGCATTAGGTTCGGTTATTGTGATAATATCGGCTTTGGTGagctttcaatttttcttatattaattcTAAATTCTACTTCTGCGTAATTTTTAGGTATTTTGGTTAACAGATTGGAAATACAAGTACTATATTGATCCAGCCCTTAGTGTTTTGCTagttttacttattttaaattcCGTTTGGCCTTTATTGAGAGATTCAGCCTTAATTCTATTGCAAACAGTACCGACGCACATCCAAGTCGATGCCATACAAAATAGATTGTTGTCCAAAGTAGATGGAGTACTCGCAGTGCATGAGTTCCACGTTTGGCAATTAGCTGGAGACAGAATTATAGCATCGGCGCACATCAGGTACAGCTTTAAGACAAGTAATAAATGTACTTGTATCACTACATTTAATTTACTTATGTGTGTAGTTCACTTTACAGATTTCTACTACTGCTACTACTTATCTCATACAAACTGCTTGTTTCTGTTAGTAGCTTTCGTCCTctcattttgtgtttatttggaCTGTTAAAGGAgtacagaaaatattgaattttagaTGGTTATTTAATAATGTGTTAGGTTAGGGATCCCGAAACGACTTTACCAGTATTTTATAACAGAAAGTTTATAAGGGATAGTATGAGAATAATAGGAAAATCTAGAAAAACGACAGAGATAACAAATAGAAGGAAGATAAATGGAGTTAATGATGGAGAGGGGAGTAAAACGACGAGATAGTCTTGGTGATCTTCTATTTATACTTTTCATTGATAggatgataaaaaaaaagaagaactatAAACTGGAAACAATAATTAGCTACAAAAATCTAGAACCGATGAAAATACACGATTATAGTAATCGTAGCGGATACATTCAaggaaatgaaagaaaaagtaACCATATGGACAAAGGTATTAAAAGTGAATGGAAGTCATCCAGAAATGGAAAAGGAGGGTAGTGAGTCAAAAAAGAGAACAAGGATAAAGACAACGAATAGAGTGACCAGTTTTGAATATGTGGGAGAGTTTTACAGAGCGTTCAAAACAAATTGGCGCCAATATAGAGCTATAAGAGGATATTTCAGAGAGGCCTCCACTAACACCACCAACTTTTCGTCGTAGCTAATAATATGAGACATAAAactcaagttttttttaatgtttaaaatttcaacttatgcTTGAGAATAGctctatttttctctttctatttCAGTCGATTGCAgacgttgttatttttttaggtgTCGTAACTTGTCAGAGTATATGAAGATAGCCGAAAAGGTAAAAGAGTTTTTTCACAATGAAGGAATTCATTCGACTACTATCCAACCGGAATTTATAGATTATACAGATATACCGACAACGTCAAATGTTCAAGAACATATGACAGAAGACTGCGTATTAGATTGTCCAAAGAGTGACAATAGTAATGACAATTGTGTTAAAAATACTTGCTGTGGACCCTCTAAACAAGTATGtactgtttattatttttatatttatcttatcCCATTTTTTTCGTAAGTGGAGCTAGCAAAATAAAAGAGTGATTCTGGTTTATTGGTGAtctaaaataagaaatttcttgaaaagaacACATATTTCTCTAATAGTACAGTGgatcttattttttataaccttgGTTAGGGACCATTTGTCTATAAAGAATAAAGACGCTTAATCTAAGTCCCTTGAATTTAAAGCATACTTTCCTATAACGGCTAAGATCGGGTGTAGATACTGTTCTCCTTCGCCCCTCCCACCACTCTAAACTTCGACGTTATGACGATCCAATAAGAATAGATTAGAGAGGGATAAGAAGTGGTATATCGATGTTCTTTCTATCTCCATCCGCATTTGCCATAtgcaccttaaacgaaatgaaatcattactggtgatgaaaaatgggacCTGTtcagtaacatagttcgaaaacaatcatggagcaaacacgatgaaccagcacaaaccacatcgaaagttgaaaaataacaaaaaaagttcatgctgtcagtttggtgggattGCAAAGGTGATGTGTTTTTTGAACTGCTttcaaggaaccaaacgatcaattctgatatttgctgtcaacaattaatgaaactggatgaaacaatcaaagaaaaattgtcaattCAGAAAGGTTAAGTgctccaccatgataatgcaaggcgtCATATTTTTGGCAACTcttgggaaactattggagcttgatTGGGAAGTTATGCCACATGccccatacagccctgatctggtaccgtctgattaccatttatttagaagtttgcagaattctttgaatggtcgaattttcacaaatgacgaCGACCTGTCACTACCACCCCACCTCGCCACGTTTTGTGAGCACGGAATCAttaagctgaaagaaagatggcgaaaggtcattgagcaaaatggaaaatatatacttgattaaaaactattcttatttaaagaaaagtgttttattttataatacttcAAATTACATTGTCGTCAACCctatatataacaataaatgaGTATCTCTTTACCTAGCTATTTGTAACGACTTTCGGATATAACGTGGTGTCTTTATCGTCGCTATgctcgaaatatattttttgaaattttgtatctTTGTTTATCCACTTTGCTCTTCTTCCTATAATATGGTTCATATTGTAACGAGGTTAGATATGTTTTTCAATTGCTTAGTTTACTATTCTTCTTTCCGTAACTTAACTTCTGTCTATGTCTACACAATTATTGAGTATTATGGAGTGTTTTTGAGAGTTCTAGAATGTACTTACTGAGTTGGAAGTACCTACAAGAATATTCAAGAGAATCGAATTTGCTATAAAAGCAGGGCTAGACAGGATTGAAGGAAGTAGAGAAATTGGATTTagatcaaaattttaattaaaaatcttgattgtgttgaaaaaaaaaataatgtaacaaTCTCAACAATATGTTCTTaattatgacattttttatttatattttatttatttatataaactttcCATGCAATTCGATTCGTATGGAAATCAAAATAACACTGTTAGTATGGTTTAAACaagtaaatactgaaaattCTTGTTTTCAGATCAGCTTTT
Coding sequences within:
- the LOC130892072 gene encoding proton-coupled zinc antiporter SLC30A1; this translates as MGRFSGKKCRLLSMLWLTAFFFFVEIVVGYITNSMALVADSFHMLSDVAALVVAFLSVKMSPKKWSKNTFGWARAEVLGALVNAVFLVALCFSITVEACKRFIEIEAIHDPQLLVVVGGIGLLVNLIGLLLFHEHGSSHGHSHGRLSHSRNRLTQLAITDDNENDETYPSPPPQPSTVKHESHTHSANQMNMRGVFLHVLSDALGSVIVIISALVFWLTDWKYKYYIDPALSVLLVLLILNSVWPLLRDSALILLQTVPTHIQVDAIQNRLLSKVDGVLAVHEFHVWQLAGDRIIASAHIRCRNLSEYMKIAEKVKEFFHNEGIHSTTIQPEFIDYTDIPTTSNVQEHMTEDCVLDCPKSDNSNDNCVKNTCCGPSKQGRDTPSPNNTPYICRQRNSVANSIGGNEEMNEMEQGVLLENPPAFQLDCDYSLRGSQCSFRG